From one Streptomyces sp. CA-210063 genomic stretch:
- a CDS encoding DUF418 domain-containing protein: protein MTDVESAKKAHPRPAPALAPAPALAPAPAPAPEAATTATERPAPMARLVGVDLARALAVFGMFAVHVGPFPTPGGGVGDWFLGLASGRASALFATLAGFSLMLIAGRREPRTGLAGRQAKARIVIRAVILLVLGTALAMTSFGGAVILSFYGVYFLLALPLLRLRARTLAIIAVALAVVTPQVAFGLRALLTEPIVNTIDTYDPIARISDVGVLDLLLTGLYPAITWMTFVVTGMTLGRLDLTSGAVRRRLAVVGPALIAFGYGVSWLALRLSGGAQKIVVRSPEMKDPGAMKDPGMTSGSFDMPVGGGLGSPEAWGLLAAEPHSGSTFDLIGSIGIAITVLLCLTVAMDRLPWLRRPATPIITVGTMSLTIYVGHILAILAQPGEAAAPPQSASAALLLWFVLGAILFAVIWSRFFRRGPLEYLLNGATKLANSVR, encoded by the coding sequence GTGACTGACGTCGAAAGCGCCAAGAAGGCGCATCCCCGGCCCGCACCCGCACTCGCACCCGCACCCGCACTCGCACCCGCACCCGCACCCGCACCCGAGGCCGCCACCACAGCGACGGAACGCCCAGCGCCGATGGCGCGGCTGGTCGGGGTGGACTTAGCCCGGGCACTGGCCGTGTTCGGAATGTTCGCCGTGCATGTGGGCCCCTTCCCCACACCCGGGGGCGGCGTCGGCGACTGGTTCCTGGGCCTGGCGAGCGGCCGGGCTTCGGCATTGTTCGCCACCCTCGCCGGGTTCTCGTTGATGCTGATCGCCGGCCGCCGCGAGCCGAGGACCGGCCTGGCCGGCCGGCAGGCGAAGGCCAGGATCGTGATCCGGGCCGTGATCCTGCTGGTGCTGGGCACCGCGTTGGCGATGACCAGCTTCGGCGGCGCCGTGATCCTCAGCTTCTACGGGGTGTACTTCCTGCTGGCCCTGCCCCTGCTGCGGTTGCGGGCCCGGACGCTCGCGATCATCGCGGTCGCGCTCGCGGTCGTCACGCCGCAGGTGGCGTTCGGCCTCCGGGCACTGCTCACCGAGCCGATCGTGAACACCATCGACACGTACGACCCGATCGCGCGAATCTCCGACGTGGGCGTGCTCGACCTCCTGCTCACCGGCCTCTACCCGGCGATCACCTGGATGACGTTCGTGGTCACCGGCATGACGTTGGGCCGGCTGGATCTGACCTCCGGCGCGGTGCGGCGGCGGCTGGCCGTGGTCGGTCCCGCGCTGATCGCGTTCGGATACGGCGTCTCGTGGCTGGCGCTCCGGTTGTCCGGCGGCGCTCAGAAGATCGTGGTCCGGTCGCCTGAGATGAAGGACCCCGGTGCCATGAAGGACCCCGGCATGACATCGGGATCCTTCGACATGCCGGTCGGTGGTGGGCTGGGGAGCCCCGAGGCATGGGGTTTGCTGGCAGCCGAGCCGCACAGCGGTTCCACGTTCGACCTCATCGGCAGCATCGGGATCGCGATCACCGTGCTCCTGTGCCTGACCGTGGCGATGGACCGACTGCCGTGGCTGCGGCGGCCGGCAACTCCGATCATCACCGTCGGGACCATGTCCCTGACCATCTACGTGGGTCACATCCTGGCCATCCTCGCCCAGCCCGGCGAAGCGGCCGCCCCGCCGCAGTCCGCCTCCGCCGCGCTGCTGCTCTGGTTCGTCCTCGGGGCCATCCTGTTCGCGGTGATCTGGTCCCGCTTCTTCCGCCGCGGACCCCTGGAGTACCTGCTCAACGGCGCCACCAAACTGGCGAATTCCGTCCGATGA
- a CDS encoding arsenate reductase ArsC: MSDKPSVLFVCVHNAGRSQMAAAWLTHLAGDRVEVRSAGSNPGAGVNPAAVEAMAEVGIDISAEVPKMLTVDAVKESDVCITMGCGDTCPVFPGKRYLDWQLEDPAGQGVEAVRPIRDEIKVLVEGLIKEISPEPRA; encoded by the coding sequence ATGTCCGACAAGCCCTCCGTGCTGTTTGTCTGTGTCCACAACGCCGGCCGTTCGCAGATGGCCGCCGCGTGGCTGACCCACCTGGCCGGGGACCGTGTCGAGGTCCGCTCCGCCGGCTCCAACCCGGGCGCGGGCGTCAACCCGGCCGCCGTCGAGGCCATGGCCGAGGTCGGCATCGACATCTCCGCCGAGGTCCCCAAGATGCTCACCGTCGACGCCGTCAAGGAGTCCGACGTCTGCATCACCATGGGCTGCGGCGACACCTGCCCCGTCTTCCCCGGCAAGCGGTACCTGGACTGGCAGCTGGAGGACCCGGCGGGCCAGGGCGTCGAGGCCGTCCGCCCGATCCGTGACGAGATCAAGGTGCTGGTCGAGGGCCTGATCAAGGAGATCTCGCCGGAACCCCGGGCGTGA
- a CDS encoding RICIN domain-containing protein, whose product MNNPTNGGRRGRHRRRWTATGLLLGVPAIVVPYLLFAQEDSQAATVDGNAYYRLVSVRSGKVMDVNAFSTADGTRIQQWTDQSTANQQWKLRPAGDGYYELVNRNSGKVLGIAGNSTARAAAAEQQTDSSSAAQEWRIDEVSGSDAVTLTSRRSGQVLDVSGGSTAEGAAVIQYPGRGSTNQQWKLVKTAETQAAGTGTAQTTAAAGPYMWKNAQVVGGGYVTGLVFNPREKGLLYARTDMGGAYRWDVAAEQWIPLTDWAGEKDWNLLGIDSVATDPVDPDRLYLGAGTYTNSWAGNGAILRSTDRGRTFKRTDLPFKLGANEDGRGAGERLVINPEDPGTLLLGTRKNGLWRSTDHGATWSQVSSFPVKDGASSGAGISFVTYGPAGSKTVYVGVADRSTSLYRSTDGGSTWKAVSGQPTGQMPQHGVLSGDGSLYLTYTDVVGPNGVTAGSVWKYTPSGGAWKNVSPSQGSYGFSGLAVDPRKPSTVMVTTLDRWWPEDEIYRSTDGGTTWKALASKSERDASGAPYVGTGTGHWMTALAIDPFDSGHVLYGTGSGIWRSKDAGATDSGGTSHWTVGARGLEETAVLDAVAPPGGATVISSMGDLGGFHYSSSSSLTEVPAGRLKNPMMITSTDIDFAQSNPSVMVRVGRGGDQDGAYSTDGGSSWSGFRAEPVGSADSGQVALAADGSAIVWTEEGQAPYRSTDKGASWSKVSGLGNGAVVVADRSSARTFYSLSGGTLYASTDGGATFTARATNLPTGRLTAVPGIAGDLWIADGGKGLLHSTDGGRTFTTLTTVKSASALGFGKAAPGASYQALYLIGTVKDVTGVFRSTDKGATWLRVNDDAHQWGAIGGGGVITGDPDTYGRVYVGTNGRGLQYGDPS is encoded by the coding sequence ATGAACAACCCCACGAACGGCGGGCGCCGCGGACGTCACCGTCGTCGCTGGACCGCGACCGGTCTGCTGCTCGGCGTGCCCGCCATCGTCGTGCCGTATCTGCTGTTCGCGCAGGAGGACTCGCAGGCGGCGACGGTCGACGGCAATGCCTACTACCGGCTGGTTTCCGTACGCAGCGGCAAGGTGATGGACGTCAACGCGTTCTCCACCGCCGACGGCACCCGCATCCAGCAGTGGACCGACCAGAGCACCGCCAACCAGCAGTGGAAGCTGAGACCCGCCGGGGACGGCTACTACGAGCTGGTCAACCGCAACAGCGGCAAAGTGCTGGGCATAGCGGGTAATTCGACCGCCCGGGCGGCTGCCGCCGAGCAGCAGACCGACAGCTCCTCCGCCGCCCAGGAGTGGCGGATCGACGAGGTGAGCGGTTCCGATGCCGTCACCTTGACCTCCCGCAGGAGCGGCCAGGTCCTGGACGTCTCCGGAGGCTCCACGGCCGAGGGCGCGGCAGTCATCCAGTATCCCGGCAGGGGCAGCACCAACCAGCAGTGGAAGCTGGTGAAGACGGCCGAGACCCAGGCGGCCGGGACCGGCACCGCGCAGACCACGGCCGCGGCCGGACCGTACATGTGGAAGAACGCCCAGGTGGTGGGCGGCGGTTATGTCACCGGGCTGGTGTTCAACCCGCGCGAGAAGGGCCTGCTGTACGCGCGCACCGACATGGGCGGCGCCTACCGCTGGGACGTGGCGGCCGAGCAGTGGATCCCGCTGACCGACTGGGCCGGCGAGAAGGACTGGAACCTGCTGGGCATCGACTCGGTGGCCACCGACCCCGTCGACCCCGACCGGCTCTACCTCGGGGCGGGCACCTACACCAACAGCTGGGCCGGCAACGGCGCGATCCTGCGCTCCACGGACCGTGGCCGCACCTTCAAGCGCACCGACCTGCCTTTCAAGCTGGGCGCCAACGAGGACGGCCGCGGGGCGGGCGAACGGCTGGTGATCAACCCCGAAGACCCCGGCACCCTGCTCCTTGGCACCCGCAAGAACGGCCTGTGGCGCAGCACCGACCACGGCGCGACATGGAGTCAGGTCTCCTCGTTCCCCGTCAAGGACGGGGCGAGCAGCGGCGCGGGCATCTCCTTCGTGACGTACGGCCCGGCCGGCAGCAAGACGGTCTATGTCGGCGTCGCCGACAGGTCCACCTCCCTGTACCGCTCCACCGATGGCGGCAGCACCTGGAAGGCCGTCTCCGGGCAGCCCACCGGCCAGATGCCGCAGCACGGCGTGCTCTCCGGTGACGGCTCGCTGTACCTGACGTACACCGACGTCGTCGGACCCAACGGCGTGACCGCGGGCTCGGTGTGGAAGTACACGCCGTCCGGCGGGGCGTGGAAGAACGTCTCGCCGTCCCAGGGCAGTTACGGGTTCTCCGGTCTGGCCGTCGACCCGCGGAAGCCGTCCACGGTGATGGTGACCACCCTCGACCGCTGGTGGCCCGAGGACGAGATCTACCGGAGCACCGACGGCGGCACGACCTGGAAGGCACTGGCCTCGAAGTCGGAGCGGGACGCCTCCGGCGCTCCTTACGTCGGTACCGGCACCGGGCACTGGATGACCGCCCTGGCCATCGATCCCTTCGACTCCGGGCACGTGCTGTACGGCACCGGCAGCGGCATCTGGCGCAGCAAGGACGCGGGCGCCACCGACAGCGGCGGCACCAGCCACTGGACCGTGGGGGCCCGAGGGCTGGAGGAGACCGCGGTGCTGGACGCGGTCGCCCCGCCCGGCGGTGCCACCGTCATCTCCTCCATGGGTGACCTCGGCGGTTTCCACTACAGCTCCTCCAGCTCCCTGACCGAGGTGCCCGCCGGGCGGCTGAAGAACCCGATGATGATCACCAGCACCGACATCGATTTCGCCCAGTCCAACCCGTCGGTGATGGTCCGCGTCGGCCGTGGCGGCGATCAGGACGGCGCCTACTCCACCGACGGCGGCAGCAGCTGGAGCGGCTTCAGGGCCGAGCCGGTGGGCAGCGCCGACAGCGGCCAGGTCGCGCTCGCGGCGGACGGCTCCGCCATCGTCTGGACCGAGGAGGGTCAGGCCCCGTACCGCTCGACCGACAAGGGGGCGAGCTGGTCGAAGGTCAGCGGCCTGGGCAACGGCGCCGTGGTCGTCGCCGACCGCTCCTCGGCCAGGACCTTCTACTCACTGTCCGGCGGCACGCTCTACGCCAGCACCGACGGCGGCGCGACCTTCACCGCCCGCGCCACCAACCTGCCCACCGGCCGGCTGACGGCCGTCCCCGGCATCGCCGGGGACCTGTGGATCGCCGACGGTGGCAAGGGGCTGCTGCACTCCACCGACGGCGGCCGCACCTTCACCACGCTCACCACGGTGAAGTCCGCCTCCGCCCTCGGCTTCGGCAAGGCCGCGCCGGGCGCCTCCTACCAGGCCCTGTACCTGATCGGGACCGTCAAGGACGTCACCGGCGTCTTCCGCTCCACCGACAAGGGCGCCACCTGGCTCCGCGTCAACGACGACGCCCACCAGTGGGGCGCCATCGGCGGCGGCGGCGTCATCACCGGCGACCCCGACACCTACGGGCGCGTCTATGTCGGCACCAACGGACGCGGCCTCCAGTACGGCGACCCGTCCTGA
- a CDS encoding FAD-dependent oxidoreductase codes for MSASTIDPGRLPVVVIGAGPVGLAAAAHLVERGIEPLVLEAGPAAGTAVRDWSHVRLFSTWAELVDPAAEKLLAPTGWARPDGSTYPTGGDWAERYLQPLADALGDQVRYGATVTGVARAGRDRIVDSGRDEQPFTVHLRTMDGREERLTARAVIDASGTWTVPSPMGADGLPALGEKTAADRVTYRVPDLDDPAVRARYAGRRTAVIGSGASAFTALALLAGLAKDEDGTHAVWILRRGIGAGTYGGGEADELPARGALGLRAKAAVEAGHASAVTGFRTQAVEHDGERLVLVAEDGRRLDPVDEIIVLTGLRPDLSFLSELRLGLDERLQAPTALAPLIDPNVHSCGSVYPHGVNELSHPEKDVYLVGMKSYGRAPTFLAMTGYEQVRSIAAALAGDREAAERVELTLPETGVCGGAGLFDDPDAAQSGEGGGCCAAPATLQIGIGAPASSGGC; via the coding sequence GTGAGCGCGTCCACCATCGACCCCGGCCGGCTGCCCGTCGTGGTCATCGGCGCCGGCCCGGTCGGCCTGGCCGCCGCCGCCCACCTCGTCGAGCGCGGCATCGAACCACTGGTCCTGGAGGCCGGCCCCGCAGCGGGCACCGCCGTGCGCGACTGGTCGCACGTGCGGCTGTTCTCCACCTGGGCCGAGCTGGTCGACCCGGCCGCCGAGAAGCTGCTGGCTCCCACGGGCTGGGCCCGCCCGGACGGTTCCACGTACCCCACCGGCGGCGACTGGGCCGAGCGGTACCTCCAGCCCCTCGCCGACGCCCTGGGCGACCAGGTCCGCTACGGCGCCACGGTGACCGGCGTCGCCCGCGCCGGCCGGGACCGGATCGTCGACTCCGGCCGCGACGAGCAGCCCTTCACCGTCCACCTCCGGACCATGGACGGCCGCGAGGAACGCCTCACCGCCCGCGCCGTCATCGACGCCTCCGGCACCTGGACCGTCCCCAGCCCGATGGGCGCCGACGGCCTGCCCGCCCTCGGCGAGAAGACCGCCGCCGACCGCGTCACCTACCGCGTCCCCGACCTCGACGACCCGGCCGTACGCGCCCGTTACGCGGGCAGGCGCACCGCCGTCATCGGCTCCGGGGCCTCCGCCTTCACCGCCCTCGCCCTCCTCGCCGGCCTGGCCAAGGACGAGGACGGCACACACGCGGTGTGGATCCTGCGCCGGGGCATCGGCGCCGGCACCTACGGCGGCGGCGAGGCCGACGAGCTCCCCGCCCGCGGCGCCCTCGGCCTGCGCGCCAAGGCCGCCGTGGAGGCCGGCCACGCGAGCGCGGTCACGGGATTTCGTACACAGGCTGTGGAGCACGACGGCGAGCGGCTCGTCCTGGTCGCGGAGGACGGCCGCCGCCTGGACCCGGTCGACGAGATCATCGTCCTCACCGGCCTCCGCCCGGACCTGTCCTTCCTCTCCGAACTCCGCCTCGGCCTCGACGAACGCCTCCAGGCCCCGACCGCCCTCGCCCCGCTCATCGACCCCAACGTCCACTCCTGCGGAAGCGTCTACCCGCACGGCGTGAACGAGCTCTCCCACCCCGAGAAGGACGTCTACCTCGTCGGCATGAAGTCCTACGGCCGCGCCCCGACCTTCCTCGCGATGACCGGCTACGAGCAGGTCCGCTCCATCGCCGCCGCGCTCGCCGGCGACCGGGAGGCCGCCGAACGCGTCGAGCTGACCCTCCCGGAGACGGGTGTGTGCGGCGGAGCGGGCCTCTTCGACGACCCCGACGCCGCACAGTCCGGCGAAGGCGGCGGCTGCTGCGCCGCACCCGCCACCCTCCAGATCGGCATCGGCGCCCCGGCCTCGTCCGGCGGCTGCTGA
- a CDS encoding NAD(P)-binding protein, translating into MTRRTQVVVIGAGRSGLAAGFHLRRSGLEFVIPDARTEPGGA; encoded by the coding sequence ATGACCCGCAGGACGCAGGTGGTGGTGATCGGCGCAGGCCGGTCCGGGCTCGCCGCCGGCTTCCATCTGCGCCGCTCGGGCCTGGAGTTCGTCATACCCGACGCCCGCACCGAGCCCGGCGGCGCCTGA
- a CDS encoding ArsR/SmtB family transcription factor has translation MSNVEVLPLLEPEAPESAVPCCPPLTERPFTAEEAERTARMFKALGDPVRLRLFSLVASHEGGEACVCDISDVGVSQPTVSHHLKKLREAGLLTSERRGTWVYYKVEPSVVAALGGILGGKG, from the coding sequence ATGTCGAATGTCGAGGTACTGCCGCTGCTGGAGCCCGAAGCCCCGGAGTCCGCGGTGCCCTGCTGCCCGCCGCTGACCGAGCGCCCCTTCACCGCCGAAGAAGCCGAGCGGACGGCCCGTATGTTCAAGGCTCTGGGCGACCCGGTACGGCTGCGACTGTTCTCGCTGGTCGCCTCGCACGAGGGGGGCGAGGCGTGCGTGTGCGACATCTCCGACGTCGGCGTCTCCCAGCCGACCGTCTCCCACCATCTGAAGAAGCTCAGGGAAGCCGGGCTGCTCACCTCCGAGCGGCGCGGGACCTGGGTGTACTACAAGGTCGAGCCGTCCGTCGTGGCCGCGCTCGGCGGGATCCTCGGCGGCAAGGGCTGA
- a CDS encoding LysR family transcriptional regulator, which translates to MLDVRRLHMLKTVAARGSITAAAQSLALSPGAVSQQLSALRHDVGVELLRPDGRTVALTEAGRVLLEHADRILAAVQEAESAVAAVKGTVGATATLAALPSTVARIVAPALTALGSDHPQLTVTCLVTDQAQLRELTLGTVDVVLGQRYHHLPDATPRGIEVSPLLDDPLLVVTAAGQGDERPVALRELAVHSLAVPPPTTDCGQAILHACHQAGFTPTPRYVTADIAAQLAVARAGLATALVPRTAIDPATPGIRTAPIEDRPVRRLLFAATRRTETANPTTTAVVAALRAAAARENRTPRLRPA; encoded by the coding sequence ATGCTGGATGTCCGCCGTCTGCACATGCTCAAGACCGTCGCCGCTCGCGGCTCCATCACCGCGGCCGCCCAGTCTCTGGCGCTGTCCCCCGGGGCCGTGTCCCAGCAGCTGTCCGCGCTGCGCCACGACGTGGGAGTCGAGCTGCTGCGCCCCGACGGGCGAACCGTGGCACTGACGGAGGCGGGCCGGGTGCTCCTCGAACACGCCGACCGGATCCTCGCCGCCGTGCAGGAGGCCGAGAGTGCCGTCGCGGCGGTCAAGGGCACGGTCGGCGCCACCGCCACGCTCGCCGCGTTGCCCTCGACCGTCGCCCGGATCGTGGCCCCCGCACTGACCGCGCTGGGATCGGACCACCCGCAGCTCACCGTGACCTGTCTCGTCACCGACCAGGCGCAACTGCGGGAACTCACCCTCGGCACCGTCGACGTGGTGCTGGGACAGCGGTATCACCACCTGCCCGATGCCACACCCCGGGGCATCGAGGTCTCCCCGCTGCTCGACGATCCGCTGCTCGTCGTCACCGCGGCCGGCCAGGGCGACGAGCGGCCCGTCGCCCTGCGGGAACTGGCCGTGCACAGCCTCGCCGTGCCGCCGCCGACCACGGACTGCGGACAGGCCATCCTGCACGCCTGTCACCAGGCCGGCTTCACCCCCACGCCGCGCTACGTCACCGCCGACATCGCCGCCCAGCTCGCCGTCGCACGGGCCGGCCTCGCCACCGCGCTCGTCCCCCGGACGGCCATCGACCCGGCCACACCCGGAATCCGCACGGCGCCCATCGAGGACCGCCCTGTCCGGCGCCTGCTGTTCGCCGCGACGCGTCGCACCGAGACCGCGAACCCGACGACCACGGCCGTCGTCGCAGCGCTGCGCGCAGCCGCCGCGCGGGAGAACCGCACCCCGCGCCTTCGGCCGGCCTAG
- a CDS encoding NIPSNAP family protein translates to MITIHLKYEIDADKLEDFEEYGRRWVRLVNRFGGTHHGYFLPSEGDSDIAYALFSFPSLAAYEQYRTDSMSDPECQEAFQLARDTRCIKRYERRFLRPLDGVS, encoded by the coding sequence GTGATCACCATTCATCTGAAGTATGAGATCGACGCCGACAAGCTCGAGGATTTCGAGGAATACGGCCGCCGCTGGGTCCGACTCGTCAACCGTTTCGGCGGGACGCACCACGGCTACTTCCTGCCGAGTGAGGGCGACAGCGACATCGCCTACGCCCTGTTCTCCTTTCCCAGCCTGGCCGCGTACGAGCAGTACCGCACGGACAGCATGTCCGACCCGGAGTGCCAGGAAGCATTCCAACTGGCCCGTGACACCCGCTGCATCAAGCGGTACGAGCGCCGCTTCCTGCGACCGCTCGACGGCGTGTCCTAG
- a CDS encoding ArsR/SmtB family transcription factor, which yields MMTSVDSDLIRVLADPLRLQIVTLLARETLCTTHLVEETGAKQTNLSNHLRVLREAGVVETEPCGRYTYYRLLPDVVAQLAGQFADLAESARTAAENKRACP from the coding sequence ATGATGACGTCAGTCGACAGTGATTTGATCCGGGTCCTGGCCGACCCGCTCAGGCTCCAGATCGTGACCCTGCTCGCCCGCGAGACGCTGTGTACCACCCACCTCGTGGAGGAGACCGGTGCCAAGCAGACCAACCTCTCCAACCACCTGAGAGTGCTGCGGGAAGCCGGTGTGGTGGAGACGGAGCCGTGCGGCCGGTACACCTACTACCGGCTGCTCCCGGACGTCGTCGCCCAGCTCGCCGGCCAGTTCGCCGACCTGGCCGAGTCCGCTCGTACCGCAGCCGAGAACAAGAGGGCCTGCCCATGA
- a CDS encoding SCO6745 family protein, with product MEIFDCIAAVARPLHDFGDEFMSDEATAAVGLRAGFPAGRGFYCRGRFGVLGEASVDVVQAVQGFLGPGLVAAGWLAGRPVMPAEEAAGWYAQAVRTWGHAHIPADVDVEHFNRLAQRLIDAADADALPLFAGWRAQPCPTDDPVGAAMQRIHVLREHRGACHLAAVRLSGLSAREAMVINLGVGPATHYGWQEPHPVAETLIPRWRRAEHLTDELQAPLYATLGDRQRTEFAQLVNALTAALAP from the coding sequence ATGGAGATCTTCGACTGCATCGCCGCGGTTGCCCGGCCCCTTCACGATTTCGGTGACGAGTTCATGTCCGACGAGGCGACCGCCGCCGTCGGTCTGCGTGCCGGCTTTCCCGCAGGGCGCGGCTTCTACTGCCGCGGCCGGTTCGGGGTGCTCGGCGAGGCATCGGTCGACGTGGTCCAAGCGGTGCAGGGCTTCCTCGGGCCCGGCCTGGTCGCCGCGGGCTGGCTGGCGGGACGGCCCGTGATGCCGGCGGAGGAAGCCGCCGGCTGGTACGCACAGGCCGTCCGGACGTGGGGGCACGCCCACATCCCCGCAGACGTCGACGTGGAACACTTCAACCGCCTGGCGCAGCGGCTGATCGACGCCGCCGACGCCGACGCGCTGCCTCTGTTCGCCGGCTGGCGCGCACAGCCCTGCCCCACCGACGACCCGGTCGGTGCGGCCATGCAGCGCATACACGTACTGCGCGAACACCGTGGCGCCTGCCATCTGGCGGCGGTGCGCCTGAGCGGGCTGAGCGCCCGAGAGGCAATGGTCATCAACCTCGGCGTCGGGCCGGCGACCCACTACGGCTGGCAAGAGCCACATCCCGTTGCCGAAACTCTGATCCCGCGATGGCGGCGTGCCGAGCACCTCACCGACGAGCTGCAGGCGCCGCTCTACGCCACGCTGGGCGACCGGCAACGTACCGAATTCGCCCAGCTCGTCAATGCGTTGACCGCCGCCCTGGCCCCGTGA
- a CDS encoding aquaporin → MTPAEAPATAESVTSAAEPGSAGSGRSAGSVEPAPGATPPRTPLVARAAAELVGTAALVAVVVGSGIQATELTQDVGVQLLANSLATVFGLGVLILLLGPVSGAHFNPVVTLAEWWNARRGGAGVTAREVAVYVSVQVVGAIAGAVLADAMFAKPLVEWSTHDRSAGHLLLGEVVATAGLILLIFGLARADQLRFAPVAVASYIGAAYWFTSSTSFANPAVTIGRAFTDTFAGIAPGSVAGFIGMQLIGAVVGLALVALIFMPSRSAE, encoded by the coding sequence ATGACCCCCGCCGAAGCCCCCGCGACCGCGGAGTCCGTGACATCCGCCGCCGAGCCCGGGTCCGCCGGGTCCGGGCGGTCCGCCGGGTCCGTCGAACCGGCGCCGGGTGCCACCCCGCCGCGTACGCCCCTGGTCGCCAGGGCCGCCGCCGAGCTCGTCGGTACGGCCGCCCTGGTGGCGGTCGTGGTGGGCTCCGGCATCCAGGCCACCGAGCTGACCCAGGACGTCGGCGTGCAGCTGCTGGCCAACTCCCTCGCCACCGTCTTCGGCCTCGGCGTCCTCATCCTCCTGCTCGGCCCGGTCTCGGGCGCGCACTTCAACCCGGTCGTCACGCTGGCCGAGTGGTGGAACGCCCGGCGGGGCGGCGCCGGAGTCACCGCGCGCGAGGTGGCCGTGTACGTCTCGGTCCAGGTCGTGGGAGCGATCGCGGGGGCGGTGCTGGCCGACGCGATGTTCGCAAAGCCGCTCGTGGAGTGGTCCACGCACGACCGCTCGGCCGGGCATCTGCTGCTCGGTGAGGTCGTCGCCACGGCCGGGCTGATCCTGCTGATCTTCGGCCTGGCCCGCGCCGACCAGCTGCGCTTCGCGCCCGTCGCCGTCGCGTCGTACATCGGTGCCGCGTACTGGTTCACCTCGTCCACGTCGTTCGCCAACCCGGCGGTGACCATCGGCCGTGCCTTCACCGACACCTTCGCGGGCATCGCGCCGGGATCGGTCGCGGGGTTCATCGGCATGCAACTCATCGGCGCGGTGGTCGGGTTGGCGCTGGTGGCGCTGATCTTCATGCCGAGCCGGTCCGCTGAATGA
- a CDS encoding sugar phosphate isomerase/epimerase family protein, translated as MSSPTPPFPFPYGVNQFTTMPWSFEEDLTHYSGLGVEAIELCETKLHDDQDRAKAQLASVAEAGLPVSSVQPVVRTVFPSETQPDPAGRRDRLDRFRRSVELIAPFAPGAAFVTNTGPAPDGNLHEAIRQVVTHHRELAEIAADHGVRIALEPLNPVLLNAETAIWTYRQALDIVQEVDRENVGVCLDLWNLWQDPDLVPRLADAPDRLFLLQVSDWRTPRSRMDRRGVGTGDIPVGRLLHAAHSVGYRGPCVLEIFSDNVPDSLYETDLDDLLRANRAALGSAWRTG; from the coding sequence ATGAGCAGTCCCACACCTCCGTTCCCCTTCCCCTACGGCGTCAACCAGTTCACCACCATGCCCTGGTCCTTCGAGGAGGACCTGACGCACTACTCCGGCCTCGGTGTCGAAGCGATCGAGCTGTGTGAGACCAAGCTCCACGACGACCAAGACCGCGCCAAGGCGCAACTCGCCTCGGTCGCCGAGGCGGGACTGCCGGTCAGCTCGGTCCAGCCCGTCGTACGGACCGTGTTCCCCAGCGAGACCCAGCCGGACCCGGCCGGCCGGCGCGACCGGCTGGACCGCTTCCGCCGCAGCGTGGAACTCATCGCACCCTTCGCCCCGGGCGCGGCCTTCGTCACGAACACCGGGCCGGCGCCCGACGGGAACCTGCACGAGGCGATCCGCCAGGTCGTCACCCATCACCGCGAACTGGCGGAGATCGCCGCCGACCACGGCGTACGGATCGCGCTGGAGCCCCTCAACCCCGTCCTGCTCAACGCGGAGACCGCCATCTGGACCTACCGGCAGGCGCTCGACATCGTCCAGGAGGTCGACCGCGAGAACGTGGGCGTCTGCCTCGACCTGTGGAACCTGTGGCAGGACCCGGATCTCGTCCCCCGCCTCGCCGACGCTCCCGACCGCCTGTTCCTGCTCCAGGTCAGCGACTGGCGCACACCCCGCTCGCGGATGGACCGGCGCGGTGTCGGCACCGGCGACATCCCGGTCGGCCGACTGCTGCACGCCGCCCACAGCGTCGGCTACCGCGGCCCTTGCGTCCTGGAGATCTTCTCCGACAACGTGCCGGACTCGCTGTACGAGACGGATCTGGACGATCTTCTGCGCGCCAACCGGGCGGCCCTCGGGTCGGCCTGGCGAACCGGCTGA